Proteins from one Gossypium raimondii isolate GPD5lz chromosome 8, ASM2569854v1, whole genome shotgun sequence genomic window:
- the LOC105791298 gene encoding NAC domain-containing protein 43: MSEEMNLSINGQSQVPPGFRFHPTEEELLHYYLRKKVAYEKIDLDVIREVDLNKLEPWDIQEKCRIGSTPQNDWYFFSHKDKKYPTGTRTNRATAAGFWKATGRDKIIYSSFRRIGLRKTLVFYKGRAPHGQKSDWIMHEYRLDDTNTLDSNASNPIGDSMAEEGWVVCRVFRKKNYQKTLESPKSSSSTSLDSKTQMLCSSNDGVLDQFFLYMGRTCKMENDSLNIPNANTNNHLRMLVANNAGGISDGLHESFMHLPRLESQSLPALPINTPHFDQHRSFKPCFQSIDDMLTEIEPSAAAGFDNTNNESKNGVNDWVTLDRLVASQLNGQVETSKQLSCFTDPNAVFGLCHDDDEDDDDIQLSHINMHRSNQNPQVYSNENDLWSLTKSSSPSSSDPLCHLSV, translated from the exons ATGTCAGAAGAAATGAATCTATCAATAAATGGTCAGTCTCAGGTCCCTCCCGGTTTTAGATTTCATCCCACAGAGGAGGAGCTTCTTCACTATTACCTCAGAAAGAAAGTAGCTTATGAAAAGATAGACCTGGATGTTATTCGGGAAGTTGATCTTAACAAGCTTGAGCCCTGGGATATACAAG AGAAGTGCAGAATAGGATCCACCCCACAAAATGATTGGTACTTCTTCAGCCACAAGGACAAGAAATACCCCACGGGGACCAGAACGAATCGGGCAACAGCTGCCGGGTTCTGGAAAGCTACTGGACGTGACAAGATCATTTATAGTAGCTTTAGAAGAATTGGGTTGAGGAAGACATTGGTTTTTTATAAAGGAAGAGCTCCACATGGTCAAAAATCTGATTGGATTATGCACGAGTACAGGCTTGACGATACCAACACCCTTGACTCTAAT GCATCCAATCCCATTGGCGATTCTATGGCTGAAGAAGGCTGGGTGGTTTGCCGTGTATTTAGAAAGAAGAATTATCAGAAAACCCTAGAGAGTCCCAAAAGCTCCTCCTCCACTTCCCTTGATTCCAAGACGCAGATGCTTTGTTCAAGCAACGACGGGGTTTTAgatcaattttttctttatatggGAAGGACTTGCAAGATGGAGAACGATTCATTGAACATTCCAAACGCCAACACCAACAATCATCTAAGAATGCTAGTTGCGAACAACGCAGGAGGAATCAGCGATGGGTTACATGAAAGTTTTATGCACCTCCCAAGGCTGGAAAGCCAATCTCTCCCAGCCCTTCCCATCAATACCCCACACTTTGATCAGCATCGAAGCTTCAAGCCATGTTTCCAGTCCATAGACGATATGCTGACTGAAATTGAACCCTCTGCTGCTGCTGGCTTTGACAACACTAATAATGAGTCCAAAAATGGCGTTAATGACTGGGTCACTCTGGACCGCCTTGTGGCATCCCAGCTAAATGGTCAAGTAGAGACAAGCAAGCAACTATCATGTTTTACTGACCCTAATGCGGTTTTCGGTCTTTGTCacgatgatgatgaagatgatgatgatattcAATTATCGCACATAAATATGCACAGATCAAATCAAAACCCCCAGGTCTACAGCAACGAGAATGATCTATGGAGCTTGACTAAGTCATCGTCACCGTCGTCATCAGATCCCTTGTGCCACCTGTCGGTATAA